From Phragmites australis chromosome 5, lpPhrAust1.1, whole genome shotgun sequence, a single genomic window includes:
- the LOC133917888 gene encoding anther-specific protein RTS-like, whose translation MARPSSTSVLVLILVALAGVADLASATARPVADALGDNAAALLSSAGEADQNQLNGMMQCLLGCFTQVFGCALGCMGKGPDLPLCVVSCDQKSIVCMVRCGLSPSPPKPTPPGPKPPSPKPPPAPKPPAPKPPAPKPPSPGPPYTPPYAAAGRRKTETSA comes from the coding sequence ATGGCGCGTCCTAGCAGCACTAGCGTActcgtcctcatcctcgtcgcgTTGGCCGGCGTTGCCGACCTCGCGTCCGCCACGGCGAGACCCGTCGCCGACGCCTTGGGCGACAATGCGGCGGCGCTTCTGTCTTCGGCGGGGGAGGCGGACCAGAACCAGCTGAACGGCATGATGCAGTGCCTGCTGGGGTGCTTCACGCAGGTGTTCGGCTGCGCACTCGGGTGCATGGGCAAGGGCCCCGACCTGCCGCTCTGCGTCGTCAGCTGCGACCAGAAGAGCATCGTCTGCATGGTGCGCTGCGGCCTCTCGCCGTCACCGCCCAAGCCCACGCCGCCGGGGCCCAAGCCGCCCTCGCCCAAGCCTCCACCAGCGCCCAAGCCGCCCGCGCCCAAGCCTCCGGCCCCCAAGCCGCCTTCGCCCGGCCCGCCATACACGCCACCGTACgcggccgccggccgccgcaaGACGGAGACATCCGCCTGA